One part of the Carassius gibelio isolate Cgi1373 ecotype wild population from Czech Republic chromosome B6, carGib1.2-hapl.c, whole genome shotgun sequence genome encodes these proteins:
- the catip gene encoding ciliogenesis-associated TTC17-interacting protein — protein sequence MEESESTQNETEELKASVNAVEFLYSIAPQDLDQCLFADSLVTVSDSGRELGDFSVSVTKTSYNEELCYLLHANSHGTIDDIPCGTSIIAYISRNLEILEENHHEYVKLEKQTVERKVHLVKQDDQLVVNRIVSEKEGVKTQTHTFPLSSLKGFVSESSNFMIMRILARQKTVPENITFLSFDPDTVLSKSVYRALGCKKQMIGEELVDIFGIERTVSSGKDSSGTWHCYFLPDGHLASRVQLGSPAIMKLLHLPFLLDGAEKDQIPVFEKKPLIWEEDMELYSKFLDRKEELKADYSSYVRQHPEIKALLADFLQFLLLRKPQDVFSFAHDFFAPYACQSLPGKSHKDSQNFP from the exons ATGGAGGAGAGTGAATCAACACAGAATGAAACCGAAGAGCTAAAGGCTTCGGTTAATGCAGTGGAGTTTCTTTACAGCATTG CACCCCAGGATCTGGACCAGTGTTTGTTCGCAGATTCACTTGTGACTGTGTCAGATTCGGGCCGGGAGCTGGGAGACTTCTCTGTGAGTGTCACCAAGACAAGCTACAATGAGGAGCTGTGTTATCTGCTCCATGCCAACAGTCATGGAACGATTGATGATATTCCTTGTGGTACATCCATTATAG CCTACATATCGAGAAATCTTGAGATACTGGAAGAGAATCATCATGAATATGTAAAG TTAGAAAAGCAGACAGTGGAACGGAAAGTACATCTTGTTAAACAGGATGATCAACTTGTGGTAAACCGAATCGTCTCAGAGAAGGAG GGAGTGAAGACACAAACCCACACATTTCCACTGAGCTCTCTAAAGGGTTTTGTGTCTGAATCATCCAACTTCATGATCATGCGTATACTGGCTCGGCAGaagactgttccagaaaataTTACGTTCCTGTCATTTGATCCCGATACTGTGCTTTCTAAGTCAGTTTAT AGAGCACTTGGGTGCAAGAAGCAGATGATTGGGGAAGAGTTAGTCGATATCTTTGGGATTGAAAGGACTGTCTCTTCTGGAAAGGACTCCTCAGGAACTTGGCATTGCTATTTCTTGCCTGATGG GCATCTAGCAAGCAGAGTGCAGTTGGGCTCACCTGCAATTATGAAGCTCCTGCATTTGCCTTTCTTACTTGATGGAG CTGAGAAAGACCAGATTCCCGTGTTTGAGAAGAAGCCACTCATTTGGGAGGAAGACATGGAGCTTTACTCAAAGTTTCTTGACAGAAAG GAGGAACTCAAAGCAGACTACTCCTCCTACGTCAGACAACACCCTGAGATAAAGGCTTTACTGGCAGACTTTCTGCAGTTCCTGCTGTTGAGGAAACCTCAAGATGTCTTCTCCTTTGCTCATGACTTCTTTGCACCCTATGCATGTCAAAGTCTTCCAGGAAAGTCCCATAAAGACTCACAAAACTTTCCATAG